Proteins from one Primulina huaijiensis isolate GDHJ02 chromosome 18, ASM1229523v2, whole genome shotgun sequence genomic window:
- the LOC140964923 gene encoding uncharacterized protein — protein MDDLILIVSEQTNKKEQFFQIQRPESDKVFDCSLMGSEFDDRPREEGVILGVDGGTTSTVCVCMPFLPASDIGRLPDPFPILGRAAGGCSNYNSVGESAARETLEQVIAEALTSAGTSHSLVRAVCLGISGVNHPLDQERIFSWMRPIFSPNVKIYVQNDAVAALASGTMGKLHGCVLIAGTGCIAYGFTEDGRDARAAGAGPVLGDWGSGYGIAAKGLTAVVKAHDGRGPATMLTNYILQSLSLSSPDEIIGWTYADSSWARIAALVPVVVSCAEAGDQVAEEILSYAVQELVLSVKAVVQRLQLAGKDGKGSFPFVIVGGILEAKKTWDIGREVTNSIVEAYPGACPIRPKMEPAVGAALFAWNSVTVETNSTGHR, from the exons ATGGACGATTTGATATTGATTGTGAGTGAGCAGACAAATAAAAAAGAGCAATTTTTCCAAATACAGCGCCCAGAGAGCGATAAAGTGTTCGACTGTTCTTTGATGGGATCCGAGTTTGATGATCGCCCCCGTGAAGAAGGGGTAATTTTGGGCGTGGATGGCGGCACCACTTCCACCGTCTGCGTCTGCATGCCTTTTCTCCCCGCTTCCGATATCGGCCGTTTGCCCGATCCTTTCCCAATCCTGGGCCGTGCTGCTGGGGGTTGCTCCAATTACAACAGCGTTGGAG AAAGTGCTGCCAGAGAAACACTTGAACAAGTAATAGCAGAAGCTCTAACCAGTGCAGGCACAAGCCATTCACTTGTACGTGCTGTTTGCTTGGGAATTTCTGGCGTGAACCATCCGTTGGATCAGGAAAGGATATTCAGTTGGATGAG GCCTATATTCTCACCTAATGTAAAGATATACGTTCAGAATGATGCAGTAGCGGCCCTTGCAAGTGGGACGATGGGGAAACTTCATGGCTGTGTACTGATTGCTGGAACTGGATGCATTGCTTATGGATTTACTGAGGATGGAAGAGATGCTCGTGCTGCTGGTGCAGGACCTGTATTAGGTGATTGGGGCAG TGGTTATGGAATTGCTGCTAAGGGATTAACGGCGGTGGTGAAGGCTCATGATGGCCGTGGTCCAGCTACCATGCTTACAAATTATATTCTACAGTCACTTAGTCTTTCTTCTCCAGATGAAATAATTGG GTGGACCTATGCAGATTCATCATGGGCTCGAATTGCGGCACTTGTTCCTGTTGTGGTATCCTGTGCTGAAGCAGGTGATCAAGTTGCTGAGGAGATTTTGAGTTATGCTGTTCAAGAATTGGTTTTAAGCGTAAAAGCCGTGGTTCAACGACTACAACTGGCTGGTAAAG ATGGGAAGGGTTCTTTCCCTTTTGTCATTGTTGGTGGAATACTTGAAGCTAAGAAGACATGGGATATAGGGAGAGAAGTTACTAATTCTATTGTGGAGGCTTACCCTGGGGCTTGTCCTATAAGACCGAAG ATGGAGCCTGCCGTTGGAGCTGCTTTATTTGCCTGGAACTCCGTCACAGTAGAAACTAACTCAACCGGCCACAGATGA
- the LOC140964896 gene encoding uncharacterized protein has product MNKKEVFKLAKGFRGRAKNCIRIARERVEKALQYSYRDRRNKKRDMRSLWIQRINAGTRQHGVNYGNFIHGLTKENIQLNRKVLSELSMHEPYSFKALVDISRNAFPGNKAALPPRKEGLAILV; this is encoded by the exons ATGAACAAGAAGGAGGTTTTCAAATTGGCGAAAGGTTTTAGGGGAAGAGCGAAGAACTGTATAAGGATCGCGAGAGAAAGGGTGGAGAAGGCCCTTCAGTATTCGTACAGAGACCGCCGCAACAAGAAAAGGGATATGCGGTCCCTTTGGATCCAGCGAATCAACGCTGGCACGAGACAGCACGGA GTGAACTACGGAAATTTCATCCACGGACTGACGAAGGAGAATATTCAACTGAACAGAAAAGTTTTATCGGAGCTGTCGATGCATGAGCCCTATAGCTTCAAGGCCCTTGTAGACATTTCACGCAACGCCTTTCCCGGTAACAAGGCAGCTCTGCCTCCCAGGAAAGAGGGTCTTGCTATTCTTGTCTGA
- the LOC140965212 gene encoding ADP-ribosylation factor GTPase-activating protein AGD12-like → MNSHPSSLGRPSSGKRRLKDLLSQRDNRKCADCGAPDPKWASANIGVFICLKCCGVHRSLGTHISKVLSVTLDEWSDDEIDAMIEVGGNASANSIYEAYIPEGVSKPGPDSTHEERSRFIRSKYELQEFLKPSLRIMSGASKKHSLQASLSRKIMDSFRTSASSQKSEGMVEFIGMLKIFVLKGTNLAVRDMLSSDPYVVLTLGQQKAQTTVIKSNLNPIWNEELMLSVPQDYGSIKLQVYDHDTFSADDIMGEAEIDIQPMITSATAFGDAGMFGNMQIGKWLKSHDNALLEDSTVNIVDGKVKQAISLKLQNVESGELELELEWICLDQ, encoded by the exons ATGAACAGCCATCCATCTTCCTTGGGACGACCATCTTCAG GTAAACGAAGATTGAAAGATCTTCTGAGTCAACGTGATAACCGCAAATGTGCAGATTGTGGTGCTCCAGACCCAAAATGGGC GTCAGCAAATATTGGAGTGTTTATATGCTTGAAGTGTTGTGGAGTCCACAGAAGCCTTGGTACTCATATTTCTAAG GTTTTGTCCGTGACATTAGATGAATGGTCTGATGACGAAATTGATGCAATGATCGAGGTTGGTGGAAATGCGTCGGCAAATTCTATTTACGAGGCTTATATTCCTGAAGGAGTGTCGAAACCTGGACCTGACTCTACCCATGAAGAGCGTTCAAGATTTATCAG GTCCAAGTACGAGCTTCAAGAATTTCTGAAACCAAGCCTGCGTATAATGTCAGGTGCTTCCAAAAAGCATTCTTTGCAAGCAAGTTTATCCAGGAAGATCATGGATAGTTTTCGAACTTCAGCTTCGTCACAAAAATCG GAAGGCATGGTGGAATTTATTGGAATGTTGAAGATTTTTGTGCTTAAAGGAACAAATTTAGCTGTCCGAGATATGCTTTCAAGTGATCCATATGTTGTCTTGACTCTTGGGCAGCAG AAAGCACAAACAACTGTGATTAAAAGCAATTTGAATCCAATCTGGAATGAGGAACTCATGCTTTCTGTTCCACAAGATTATGGTTCCATCAAGCTG CAAGTTTACGATCATGATACGTTTTCTGCGGATGATATTATGGGGGAAGCGGAGATAGATATTCAGCCAATGATAACTTCTGCAACTGCATTTGGAGATGCTGGAATGTTTGGAAACATGCAAATTGGGAAATGGCTGAAATCACACGACAATGCTTTGCTAGAAGACAGCACTGTTAATATTGTTGATGGTAAAGTGAAGCAGGCTATTTCCCTCAAGCTACAAAATGTAGAATCTGGAGAATTAGAACTTGAACTTGAGTGGATTTGTCTTGACCAATAG
- the LOC140964895 gene encoding nuclear transcription factor Y subunit A-7-like — translation MTSSVHNLAENGEGEEQQKLTESQTQSSSMANGHPGIPPTMHYAATAQIGVENVMAQTAYPYPDPYYRSPYETQPYPAQLYPSQPLVHLQLMGIQQGGVPMPSGTVEEPVFVNAKQYHGIMRRRQSRAKAESENKLLKSRKPYLHESRHLHALRRNRGTGGRFQKKNENQQNKEESSDKSKNNINLNCEKEAPNSSESAS, via the exons ATGACCTCCTCCGTTCACAACCTTGCTG AGAATGGCGAGGGTGAGGAGCAACAAAAGCTCACGGAATCCCAAACCCAGTCTTCTTCCATGGCCAACGGACATCCTGGTATACCACCGACAATGCACTATGCGGCTACTGCTCAAATTGGCGTTGAAAATGTTATG GCACAGACGGCTTACCCATATCCAGATCCTTACTACAGAAGTCCCTATGAAACACAACCTTATCCAGCACAGCTTTATCCTTCACAGCCTTTG GTCCACCTTCAGTTGATGGGAATTCAGCAGGGTGGTGTTCCTATGCCATCAGGCACAGTTGAGGAGCCTGTCTTCGTCAATGCCAAGCAATATCACGGTATCATGCGGCGTAGACAATCTCGTGCAAAGGCTGAGTCAGAAAACAAACTTTTGAAATCTAGGAAG CCATACTTGCATGAATCCAGGCATTTGCATGCGCTGAGGAGAAACAGAGGAACAGGAGGTCGTTTCCAGAAGAAGAATGAGAACCAGCAAAACAAGGAGGAATCAAGTGATAAATCAAAGAACAACATCAACCTCAACTGTGAAAAGGAAGCTCCTAATTCTTCAGAAAGTGCTTCTTGA